ggtataataaaatcgaattgtaattaaaaatcaaattaattacaaaaattttaaatattttgccaTCATGGCAACTCTATATGGCCTCCCCACCACTTGTTTGTTGCTAGACAGAGGCCTCTTTGGCAGCAAATGCGCATGCgcgccaaaacaaaaaaacttgtcACATGTCAAACCAGACAACTAATTGTCTTCCTCTTCACTCTTGGTCATTGATGGTCGCTTAATAGGACACACATGTACATATGCTTCACATGCGCTGTAGTCTAGTGGACGTTGCCACAATTTTGCCATTTGAAAACTGGGTTTTTATTTGTCTTTGACCACAAGCTCTTATTTAAGCAAGTGCTTATGTCTGTTATGatttatatttaatattttgttgttgttaattttcctattCCAGATTTTCACATAGCACAAAAAGAGAAATGAAGACTACTTTGGTCTGTTTACTGGTTGCTGGCGTTTGTTTGGGTCTGGCAGCAGCCTCCGATAAAATGTACACCAACAAATATGATAATGTAGATGTGGAAAATGTTTTGAGCAACAATCGCATTTTGACCAATTACATAAAGTGTCTGATGGAGAAGGGATCTTGTACACCCGAAGGTCGTGAATTAAAGAGTGAGtatgacagagagagagagagagagagagagagagtaaaagAGAGGAGACATCAATAAGAATATGGGGGGTTCttcaaaaactcaaaaaaagtaCATATGGTATGAGGAATATTGCCGAAGATATTATAGATCTAAAACAAAAGGTTTGcgaaaaatcgaatatttttaaaaaaaaattaaaaatgaaaaatttctaaaactCCTATACAAGTGTCTTCCTCTCCTTTATttaacatttaatttattttttaattattatcctATATTCCAGAACTCTTACCCGATGCCTTGC
The genomic region above belongs to Stomoxys calcitrans chromosome 5, idStoCalc2.1, whole genome shotgun sequence and contains:
- the LOC106088462 gene encoding ejaculatory bulb-specific protein 3 precursor, with protein sequence MKTTLVCLLVAGVCLGLAAASDKMYTNKYDNVDVENVLSNNRILTNYIKCLMEKGSCTPEGRELKKLLPDALQSDCSKCSDVQRRNSQKVINFLRANRPGEWKLLLNKYDPNGSYRAKHNL